A genomic segment from Anas platyrhynchos isolate ZD024472 breed Pekin duck chromosome 5, IASCAAS_PekinDuck_T2T, whole genome shotgun sequence encodes:
- the LOC101801605 gene encoding olfactory receptor 5J3-like isoform X2 encodes MRVQENHTTVASFIFTGLTDRPDLQLPLFAVFSLIYGMTLLGNLGMILIIRFDPYLHTPMYFFLSNLSFLDVCYSSTITPNMLLNFLKVSRGMSYSGCLIQYGFFALFATTEMFLLAAMAYDRYVAICNPLLYTVTVTKKVCVLLIAGSYFGGIVNSLIHTHGLLKLSFCGSNVIDHFFCDLLPLLKLSCSDTHLNKVLVTVFGSLFEATTFTITIISYFFIVVTVLKIRSAKGRQKTFSTCASHLTAVFTFHGTILFMYFFPSSSHLLSTDKTVSVFYTVGIPLLNPLIYSLRNNGVKCAARKLLKRTVLMC; translated from the coding sequence ATGAGGGTGCAAGAGAATCATACCACTGTGGCTAGCTTCATTTTCACAGGATTAACTGATAGACCAGACCTGCAACTTCCACTGTTTGCTGTCTTTTCTTTGATTTATGGGATGACCTTGCTGGGCAATCTAGGAATGATACTGATCATTAGGTTTGACCCATACCTGCATACCCCTATGTACTTTTTCCTCAGCAACCTGTCCTTCTTAGATGTCTGTTATTCTTCCACTATTACTCCCAATATGCTGCTCAACTTTTTAAAAGTGTCAAGAGGAATGTCATATAGTGGATGCCTTATACAGTATGGCTTCtttgcactttttgccaccacagaaatgtttctcttgGCTGCAATGGCATATGACCGCTATGTGGCCATTTGTAACCCTCTGCTCTACACTGTCACCGTGACCAAAAAGGTTTGTGTACTGTTAATAGCTGGATCCTATTTTGGGGGTATTGTAAATTCACTGATACACACCCATGGCTTGCTAAAATTGTCCTTTTGCGGCTCAAATGTCATTGATCACTTTTTCTGTGACCTCCTCCCTCTCCTAAAACTCTCTTGCAGTGACACCCATCTCAACAAGGTGCTTGTTACTGTATTTGGCTCCTTGTTTGAGGCAACCACTTTTACAATCACCATAATTTCTTACTTTTTCATCGTTGTCACGGTGCTGAAGATCCGTTCTGCCAAGGGCAGGCAAAAAACTTTCTCCACATGTGCCTCCCACCTTACAGCTGTTTTCACATTTCATGGCACAATCCTGTTCATGTATTTcttccccagctccagccactTGCTGAGCACTGATAAAACTGTTTCTGTGTTCTACACAGTGGGCATTCCTCTGCTCAACCCCTTAATATACAGCTTGAGAAACAACGGTGTGAAATGTGCTGCAAGGAAACTGCTGAAGAGGACAGTCTTAATGTGTTGA
- the LOC101801605 gene encoding olfactory receptor 5J3-like isoform X1 has product MWWMANGNHTTVASFIFTGLTDRPDLQLPLFAVFSLIYGMTLLGNLGMILIIRFDPYLHTPMYFFLSNLSFLDVCYSSTITPNMLLNFLKVSRGMSYSGCLIQYGFFALFATTEMFLLAAMAYDRYVAICNPLLYTVTVTKKVCVLLIAGSYFGGIVNSLIHTHGLLKLSFCGSNVIDHFFCDLLPLLKLSCSDTHLNKVLVTVFGSLFEATTFTITIISYFFIVVTVLKIRSAKGRQKTFSTCASHLTAVFTFHGTILFMYFFPSSSHLLSTDKTVSVFYTVGIPLLNPLIYSLRNNGVKCAARKLLKRTVLMC; this is encoded by the coding sequence AATCATACCACTGTGGCTAGCTTCATTTTCACAGGATTAACTGATAGACCAGACCTGCAACTTCCACTGTTTGCTGTCTTTTCTTTGATTTATGGGATGACCTTGCTGGGCAATCTAGGAATGATACTGATCATTAGGTTTGACCCATACCTGCATACCCCTATGTACTTTTTCCTCAGCAACCTGTCCTTCTTAGATGTCTGTTATTCTTCCACTATTACTCCCAATATGCTGCTCAACTTTTTAAAAGTGTCAAGAGGAATGTCATATAGTGGATGCCTTATACAGTATGGCTTCtttgcactttttgccaccacagaaatgtttctcttgGCTGCAATGGCATATGACCGCTATGTGGCCATTTGTAACCCTCTGCTCTACACTGTCACCGTGACCAAAAAGGTTTGTGTACTGTTAATAGCTGGATCCTATTTTGGGGGTATTGTAAATTCACTGATACACACCCATGGCTTGCTAAAATTGTCCTTTTGCGGCTCAAATGTCATTGATCACTTTTTCTGTGACCTCCTCCCTCTCCTAAAACTCTCTTGCAGTGACACCCATCTCAACAAGGTGCTTGTTACTGTATTTGGCTCCTTGTTTGAGGCAACCACTTTTACAATCACCATAATTTCTTACTTTTTCATCGTTGTCACGGTGCTGAAGATCCGTTCTGCCAAGGGCAGGCAAAAAACTTTCTCCACATGTGCCTCCCACCTTACAGCTGTTTTCACATTTCATGGCACAATCCTGTTCATGTATTTcttccccagctccagccactTGCTGAGCACTGATAAAACTGTTTCTGTGTTCTACACAGTGGGCATTCCTCTGCTCAACCCCTTAATATACAGCTTGAGAAACAACGGTGTGAAATGTGCTGCAAGGAAACTGCTGAAGAGGACAGTCTTAATGTGTTGA